The segment GTCTCTAAATCATGAAAGCTTGGTAAACAGTGCAAAAACATCACTTGCTTATTCCCTGTTTTGTCGAGCATTTTTTTATTTACTTGATAAGGAGACAGTAATTCTATTCGTTCTTTAAATTGGTCTTCTTCTCCCATAGACACCCAGACATCTGTATAAATCACGTCAGCTCCCGAAACTGCTTCATCAATGTTCGACGTAACTGTTATTTTGCCACCAGACTCTTTAGACACTTCTTTGGCATAAGCAATGACGTCTTGTTCAGGAAACAAACTTTCAGGTGAACAAATGCGTACATCCATACCGACTTTTGCACCACCAATTAGCAAGCTATTTCCCATATTGTTTCTGCCATCACCAACATAGACCAGTTTTACGCCTTTAAGATGACCAATATTTTCTTTAATTGTTAATAAATCAGCAAGAATTTGCGTTGGATGAAATTGGTTCGTTAATCCATTCCAAACTGGTACGCCCGAATGTTCGGCTAGACCATTAACTGTGCTTTGTTCAAATCCTCGAAATTGGATACCATCAAACATTCTTCCTAGCACAATAGCTGTATCACGAACAGACTCTTTCTTACCAAATTGAATATCATTCTTTCCAAGGTATTCTGGATGGGCTCCTAGGTCGATACAAGCAACCGTAAAAGCACATCGCGTTCTCGTTGACGGTTTTTCAAATAATAAAGCAATATTTTGCCCCTCCATGTAGCGATGCGTGATGCCGGCGTTTTTCTTTTCTTTAAGATCGCTAGCAAGATCAAGCAAATAGTGAATTTCTTCTGTTGTAAAATCTTTTAATGTTAAAAAATGTCTACCTGCTAATTGATTTGTTAAAGTTGTCCCCATATTTCTTCCTCCTCGTAGTTGGGTAGAAGAAGGTAAATGGATAAGATGTTCCTTCTTCTATCCACATTCATTTGATCAAAATCTCACAATAACTGTTTCATCCCTATTCTTTTTTCTCCTAGAATTGATTTAGATATCTTTACGAACAAGTGGCATACTCATACAACGCGGACCGCCACGCCCTCTAGATAATTCAGAACTGATAACCTCTATAACTTCGATTCCATGTTCGCGAAGTAGTTTATTGGAAACATAGTTTCGGTCATATGTGACAACGACGCCTGGTGCAATCGCCAATGTGTTCGATCCATCGTTCCATTGTTCTCTTGGTGCCGCAATAACATCCCCACCACCACATGGAATTAACGTTACTTCCTTCAAACCTAGCGCCTCTTTCAACGCCTCCATTAAATTCGTTTTGTGGGTAATCTTGACTGTATCTTCATCTCTTCCTTTTTCAAGAACATAAATATTCATTTCGCCTTTTTTATTTTGAATTTCTGGATGAATGGTGAATTTATCGTAATCCACCATTGTGAAAACAGTGTCTAAATGCATGAACGCTCTGGATTTTGGTATTTCAACAGCAACGACTCGTTTCATATCTGCTTGTCGTTTAAACAGGTTGACAGCTAACCGTTCAATAGATTTTGCCGCTGTTCTAGCACTAATTCCAATAGCAACGGTATCCTTGCTTAACACAAGCTCATCGCCACCTTCGATTGGATGCGGGTAGTCTCTGTCTAACCAGATTGGAATATCATATTGCGCATATCTTGGATGATGATGAATAATGTAGCTCATAAATAAGGATTCTCTCCTCCTAGCTACTTCTCGCATCGTATTAATCGTTAAACCATTGCCAATCGTTGCTGCTGGATCCCTCGTAAAATATAAATTCGGCATTGGGTCTAAATAGAATGGATAATGGTCATCTAATAACTCATACAAATGCGTCTTTTTATTTACTGGAATCTCTGATTTCCTAATACCAGCCATTATTTTTTTAACCATTGCTTCTGTTTCAAACGATAGTAAATAATCAACAATTTGTTGCGAAGAACCATTCATGCTTAAATTGGATTCCTTAAGCACATCTGCCACAAATTTCTTTTTTAAGTCATCTGTATGAAGTGCTTCTGTCAATAAAGTTGTAAGGTACAACACTTCTATTCCTCGATTGCGTAATGTTTGAGCAAAGTAATCATGTTCTTTTTGAATAAGAGGTAAATATGGAATGTCATCAAATAGCAAATGTTGTAAGTACTCAGGAGTTAAATTTTCAACTTCCTCACCTGGCCGATGTAATAAAACCGTTTGTAATTCTCCAATTTCTGACGTAACATGTAATGGATGTTTCAATTCAATGACCTCCTAAAATAAATGTTTTATCTTTCACTATCTATCTTAATTTCCTTTCGTTTTCCCTGATGCGTAAGCGGTTACAGGATAATTATGAAATTTTTCTCTACCTCTCTGGCAAATATCGACATTTTTTGTATGAGATAACCACACGCTAAATGTGAATTTATTCACATTTAGCGTGTGGTTATTTTGTTCTTACACCCTCTCGTTCGTTCTGTAGATGAGATGGCGAGCGTTTTTCGTGCTAGGGAGAGCGAATTCTGCGTGGGGGTGAGCGTTTTTCGGACTAAATGGAGCGAATGCCTCGCAAGGGCGGGCGATTTTCAAACGAGCAGGAGCGAATTCCGCTCGAACACAAGCGATCCATTTCTAGCTCCTCGTTTTGCTTCTACATATTTTTACAATACAAATAGCCGAACAATTATCTTATGATTGTTCGGCTTCTATTTATATAACGTTTTACATTTTTTCTGGTGCATGTACACCAACCATACGAAGCGCATTACCAAGCGTTATTTTAACTGCTTCTAGCAACGCTAGCCTTGCTTTCGTTACTTCTAACTGACTTTCATCTAACACTTTCTCTGCATTATAGAAACTGTGCAATTGAGAAGCTACATCAAATGCATACTGGGTTATTTTATGCGGAATTCGTTTCTCCGCAGCATCCAACACCAGTTGCGGAAATGTAGCTAATAGCTTTAACAAGTTTATTTCACTCGTTTGTTTTAATAAAGAACTGTCATACTTTTCATAAGCATAACCATTTGTTTCTGCCTTATCTAATAACGTACAAATTCGTGCATGCGCATATTGTACATAATAAACCGGGTTGTCATTCGATTGGGAACGAGCAAGATTTATATCAAAATCCAAATGCGTATCACAGGAGCGCGTATTCATCATGTAACGCATGGCATCAACGCCTACTTCTTCCATCAGTTGCCTTAGTGTTAGCGCCTTTCCAGACCGCTTACTCATTTTCACTCGCTCGCCGTCTTCAAATAAATTCACCATTTGAATAATCTCCGTCTCTAACTTCCCTTTTGGATACCCTAATGCTTGGATTGCCGCTTCCATTCGCGGAACATAACCATGATGATCCGCTCCCCATACGTTAATTAACTGATCAAAGCCACGCTCCAATTTATCGTTATGATAAGCAATATCAGACGCTAAATACGTGTAGCTTCCATCTGATTTAATAACGACGCGATCTTTATCGTCCCCATATTTTGTCGTCCGAAACCATGTAGCACCATCCTGTTCATAAATGTCACCAGATGTGCGCATTTTATCGAGCGCTTGATCTACTTTCCCCTTTTCATATAAAGACATTTCCGAAAACCATTGATCAAATGGCACCCGAAATTGGTTTAAATCATGCTCGATCTTTTTCAATTCAAAGTCTAATCCGTAGCGCCGAAAATAAGCTAAACGCTCTTCTTTCGGTTTGTGCAACCATACATCGCCTTCATCTGCGGCTAATTTTTTCCCAATATCAATAATGTCTTGTCCGTAATAGCCATCCGCTGGCATTTCCGCTTCTCGTCCTAGCGCTTGCATATACCGCGCTTCCACTGATAAAGCAAGGTTATGCATTTGATTACCAGCATCATTGATATAATATTCTCGCTCGACGTGATAACCAGCAGCTTCCAATACGTTACCAAGCGCATCCCCATAACTCGCACCACGAGCATGACCTAAATGAAGATCCCCTGTAGGATTGGCAGAAACAAACTCAATTTGAATACGATAATCTTTCGTATCATGTTTGCCATAATCCGCTTGTTCTTCCAAAATATACGGTACTAACGGTGTTAAATAATCATAGTCCATAAAAATATTAATAAAACCAGGTCCAGCAATGTCCACCTTGCGTATATATGTACCTGCTACATCGATGTGGTCGACAATAGCTTGGGCGATTTGCCTTGGCGATTGCTTTGCCATTTTTGTCAGTTGCATAGCAATATTCGTTGCGTAATCACCGTGCTGTTCATTGTTTGGCTTTTCTAAGACAATTGGAGGAACATCCGATATTCTCTCTATCCACTCCGTTTTTAAAACCGCTTGCTGTATTACATTTCTTATTACATCTTCCGCTTCCCGTCGAATATTCATTTTCCTTCCCTCCCTATTTGTTCAATAGATCACATATAAATGTAATCGCTCATTGTTTTTATTAGAAAAACTTAGAATGTCTCCAAGTCCTTATGGTGAAAGGCGTAGTTTTTCTTATACTATAAACCTTTAAACTTTCATACTTTCCTATAGTGCAAAGATATGACCTAAAGCCATCTAAACGAAAAAAAATAAAGTGCTACTCCTTCCTAGCCTTCACCAAATAACAACTTCTCATTATCGTAGCTGGAAACTTGCAACACCATATTATCCGAGATAAAAAGGTGTTCGCTCATGAACAGCCATACTGGTTTCCTACACGGCAAAATAATCTCTATCATATATAATAAAACGCCTGTCCTCCAATATAAGAATACCTGATTTTTTTAAATCATTATAAATATGCGAAACAGTTTCACGAGACGCACCTGTTAATTTCGACAACTCCGTTAACGTCATTGGTAAATCGATAATCCATCTCCCGTTATTCTTATAACCAAAATCTTTGATCAAACATGCTAGAGACTGCTCTACCCTATCTCTTACGTTTGAAGTAGTTAAAGTTTGGAGGCGATTTTCATGATATTCCAATATTTTTGATAAATGATGAATGATAGCGAAAATTTGCTTCGTATTATACATTGCCTTTTCTTCTAAAATTCTTGTGGGGATATAATATACAACGATATTCGTTAGAGCAGATGCTGAGAAATGATAGAAATTATCTTTAAAAAAACCACCGTACGGAAACATATTATATGCTCTTACATAGTCAACATAAAGCATGGTTCCATCCGAACTAACTTTTTCTAATTTTACAAACCCTTCCTTTAAAAAATAAATCCTCTCTCTAGGATCACCCTCCATAAATAATAATTGGTTCTTTTTATATGTTCTTAAAAACAGAAAGTTCTCTAAATCAAATAATTCCGCTCTCGTAAAATACGATAAAAATTCAAATTGACTATAGTCTATTGTTTCTTTCACTTTCATACTAGTATGCCACCCCCATAACTATGTAGAAGTGTAAAGTGAATTTTCAATCAACAGGAGTTTTTTAATCCCCTTCCTCACTGCTTGTCGTATCATTATAAAAACTTGACTTATTGCCAATTCTTTATACGATAGACCCTTATTTACTTTTATATATTGTAAAAGCTCATTTAGTATGTTTCATTTCAACTCGTCCAGTACACTTGAAAATTTTATTTTAGAAAAGCTTGCGATGTCTTTATGGCGATGAAATACCGATGTTTTGTGCTTATACGATAAATCCTAAAAGTTTTACACTTTCCCACGGCGCAAGTGAAAGTAAGGAATAACGCATCGTTTTCCTTATCGTTCATCATATAAGATAGCGCTTTCAATAATTGTTCATTTTCGTTGTCTTTACAAACAATAAATTATGAAGAACACAAAATCTGAAATAGTCATTGTGACATAATAAATAGTGTTATTATTGTTTCAAGTCGACATAAGAAAAAGATCATCTATAAGGTAAATCGAATGAGCATATTTAATGAACTAAAACGTACTTAAAGCCCCGTTCATACCACAAGCTCTAAGTTCTATTGCTGTTCTTATTAGTTGTATGAGCAAATGTTTTACATAGTTTAAGGTAGACTTGATTTAGCGTCAAAATTGTAAGTAAAAGTAAAAATTTGCATTCTTTATATGGTTGAATTTATATTCAATCTCGCAATATGCGACGGCCTTTTTTTAAAATTATCAAATGTTAGAAAAACTTGACTTAACGCCAAAGCTTCATTGGAAAAGCCATCATTTTGTTTATACGATAAAACCTAAAATTTTTACTTTCTAAATTAGAAGCATATTGGGCATACCTAAGTGATATAAAAACATTCTTATTCTAGGCACAATAAGCAAGGAACCGTCCACATTCCCAAAAACCAATTACCAACTTGGTAATTAATTTTATAATAGCTTTTTTTCTTGATCATGTCAAGCAGTAAATTACCAA is part of the Virgibacillus dokdonensis genome and harbors:
- the argF gene encoding ornithine carbamoyltransferase is translated as MGTTLTNQLAGRHFLTLKDFTTEEIHYLLDLASDLKEKKNAGITHRYMEGQNIALLFEKPSTRTRCAFTVACIDLGAHPEYLGKNDIQFGKKESVRDTAIVLGRMFDGIQFRGFEQSTVNGLAEHSGVPVWNGLTNQFHPTQILADLLTIKENIGHLKGVKLVYVGDGRNNMGNSLLIGGAKVGMDVRICSPESLFPEQDVIAYAKEVSKESGGKITVTSNIDEAVSGADVIYTDVWVSMGEEDQFKERIELLSPYQVNKKMLDKTGNKQVMFLHCLPSFHDLETEVGREIYEKFGLKEMEVTDEVFQSENSFVFEEAENRLHTIKAVMAATNGSVKS
- the arcA gene encoding arginine deiminase, which produces MKHPLHVTSEIGELQTVLLHRPGEEVENLTPEYLQHLLFDDIPYLPLIQKEHDYFAQTLRNRGIEVLYLTTLLTEALHTDDLKKKFVADVLKESNLSMNGSSQQIVDYLLSFETEAMVKKIMAGIRKSEIPVNKKTHLYELLDDHYPFYLDPMPNLYFTRDPAATIGNGLTINTMREVARRRESLFMSYIIHHHPRYAQYDIPIWLDRDYPHPIEGGDELVLSKDTVAIGISARTAAKSIERLAVNLFKRQADMKRVVAVEIPKSRAFMHLDTVFTMVDYDKFTIHPEIQNKKGEMNIYVLEKGRDEDTVKITHKTNLMEALKEALGLKEVTLIPCGGGDVIAAPREQWNDGSNTLAIAPGVVVTYDRNYVSNKLLREHGIEVIEVISSELSRGRGGPRCMSMPLVRKDI
- the argS gene encoding arginine--tRNA ligase, encoding MNIRREAEDVIRNVIQQAVLKTEWIERISDVPPIVLEKPNNEQHGDYATNIAMQLTKMAKQSPRQIAQAIVDHIDVAGTYIRKVDIAGPGFINIFMDYDYLTPLVPYILEEQADYGKHDTKDYRIQIEFVSANPTGDLHLGHARGASYGDALGNVLEAAGYHVEREYYINDAGNQMHNLALSVEARYMQALGREAEMPADGYYGQDIIDIGKKLAADEGDVWLHKPKEERLAYFRRYGLDFELKKIEHDLNQFRVPFDQWFSEMSLYEKGKVDQALDKMRTSGDIYEQDGATWFRTTKYGDDKDRVVIKSDGSYTYLASDIAYHNDKLERGFDQLINVWGADHHGYVPRMEAAIQALGYPKGKLETEIIQMVNLFEDGERVKMSKRSGKALTLRQLMEEVGVDAMRYMMNTRSCDTHLDFDINLARSQSNDNPVYYVQYAHARICTLLDKAETNGYAYEKYDSSLLKQTSEINLLKLLATFPQLVLDAAEKRIPHKITQYAFDVASQLHSFYNAEKVLDESQLEVTKARLALLEAVKITLGNALRMVGVHAPEKM
- a CDS encoding Crp/Fnr family transcriptional regulator, producing the protein MKVKETIDYSQFEFLSYFTRAELFDLENFLFLRTYKKNQLLFMEGDPRERIYFLKEGFVKLEKVSSDGTMLYVDYVRAYNMFPYGGFFKDNFYHFSASALTNIVVYYIPTRILEEKAMYNTKQIFAIIHHLSKILEYHENRLQTLTTSNVRDRVEQSLACLIKDFGYKNNGRWIIDLPMTLTELSKLTGASRETVSHIYNDLKKSGILILEDRRFIIYDRDYFAV